Proteins from one Sabethes cyaneus chromosome 2, idSabCyanKW18_F2, whole genome shotgun sequence genomic window:
- the LOC128738951 gene encoding asparagine synthetase domain-containing protein CG17486, producing the protein MCGIFCFVSNGESIAFGEEFLVQCKCLLNNRGPDTSNWTVYNSRVLMFGSVLWQQGAVVCSQPVERDRFALLFNGDMYNETRDTSCSDTLWLYEKLNAMNDIIQLFKSLKGPYSIVILDKISQRIYFARDSLGRNSLLFARSQDGIIISSVLAKNTALFDSMELQPSGLYFVDLKDPNFKLKLLPWAKNLVETNFISVLDECLFSLPWHESLVFKQNFSYHDILKTRRQSDESVFDFLLKVPAISQTCDKLIELLERSIRERIITTPNYCKLCVSSHNPCKHARLGILFSGGVDCTIISLIADRFVDQNIPIDLLNVAFEKVNRVKPNVKSESLESVDWNVPDRCTAKQTLLELQNLKPSRKWQLVEINITRQELNGYRKRISDLVFPLQSVLDESLGAALWFASRGVGISEGTNYSCQSRILLLGSGADELFGGYSRHKAAFYRNLSTINAQFTDSDIQEAYVNLEEELELDWRRLPSRNLARDDRIICDHGVTPRTPYLEEDFISFIKSLKASQKSYYPLGPGIGDKIILRLCAHKLGLKSAALLKKRALQFGSKIADRKQNANDNSTFLHTT; encoded by the exons ATGTGTGgaattttttgctttgtttctaATGGAGAGTCGATTGCATTCGGCGAAGAGTTT CTGGTACAATGTAAATGCCTTCTAAATAATAGAGGTCCTGACACTTCGAATTGGACAGTGTATAATTCGAGAGTGCTTATGTTCGGTTCCGTTTTATGGCAGCAAGGAGCGGTGGTTTGTAGTCAACCGGTCGAAAGAGATAGATTTGCCTTGCTGTTTAATGGCGATATGTATAACGAAACAAGAGACACTAGCTGTAGCGATACATTATGGTTATATGAAAAGCTTAATGCAATGAATGATATCATACAGCTGTTTAAAAGTTTGAAGGGTCCTTACAGTATAGTTATACTGGACAAAATATCGCAAAGGATCTACTTTGCGAGAGATAGTCTAGGAAGGAATTCGTTATTATTCGCTCGAAGTCAGGATGGAATTATTATCAGCAGCGTGTTAG CTAAAAATACTGCTCTATTCGATTCCATGGAACTACAACCGAGTGGACTATATTTTGTGGACTTGAAAGAcccaaatttcaaattgaaactcTTACCATGGGCTAAAAATTTGGTTGAGacaaattttatttcagttcTAGATGAATGTTTGTTCAGTCTTCCATGGCATGAATCCTTGGTCTTTAAG caaaattttAGTTATCATGATATCTTAAAAACTAGAAGGCAAAGCGACGAATCCGTATTTGATTTCTTATTAAAGGTACCTGCCATTTCACAAACATGCGATAAATTGATTGAATTACTGGAAAGATCTATTAGGGAAAGAATTATCACCACTCCCAATTATTGCAAATTATGCGTGAGTTCACATAACCCATGCAAACATGCACGGCTAGGAATTCTGTTTTCGGGAGGTGTAGATTGTACTATCATTTCATTGATAGCAGACCGATTTGTGGACCAGAACATTCCGATAGATTTGTTGAATGTAGCCTTTGAAAAGGTCAACCGAGTGAAACCGAATGTGAAATCTGAATCTCTCGAGTCGGTTGATTGGAACGTTCCTGACCGATGCACGGCAAAACAAACTTTATTAGAACTGCAGAACCTTAAACCTTCTCG taaatggcaACTTGTAGAGATCAATATAACACGCCAAGAATTGAATGGCTATAGAAAGCGAATTTCTGACTTGGTTTTTCCATTGCAATCAGTACTGGATGAATCGCTAGGAGCTGCATTGTGGTTTGCTTCGCGTGGTGTTGGCATATCAGAAGGTACCAATTATTCTTGTCAAAGCAGA ATTTTGCTTTTGGGATCAGGAGCCGATGAACTGTTTGGTGGTTATTCAAGACATAAAGCGGCATTTTATAGAAACCTCAGTACTATAAATGCGCAGTTCACTGACAGTGATATTCAGGAAGCTTATGTTAATCTAGAAGAGGAACTTGAATTGGACTGGAGACGGCTGCCCAGCAGAAACCTGGCACGGGACGATAGAATAATATGTGATCATGGTGTAACGCCACGGACACCTTATTTAGAGGAGGACTTCATTTCGTttataaaaagtttaaaagcCTCACAAAAATCTTATTACCCTTTAGGGCCAGGTATAGGGGATAAGATTATTTTGCGATTATGTGCGCATAAGTTAGGCCTGAAGTCTGCCGCATTGTTGAAAAAACGTGCTTTACAGTTTGGATCAAAAATTGCTGATCGCAAACAGAATGCGAATGATAACTCGACCTTTCTCCACACAACGTAA
- the LOC128738952 gene encoding transcription initiation factor TFIID subunit 7, whose translation MPEKPIKSEPKRDEVELETQFIMRIPPEPAKTLREAIQSGANNLKDRLNIRLDTDLRYGEVRLDHWLLHAKVVDLPTIVETLKTIDGKNFYKTADLCQLMICKEEPDLPSAEEESPAKNKKKDPNKVDKKFLWPHGITPPCKNVRKRRFRKTLKKKYVEAPEIEKEVKRLLRVDNEAVHVKWDLITEEEDPNKAVSETKHDASAPNKSPSKAGKKGATTSKDVGEHEIFGEEVSDSDEDENPINKNIDIDESSRLSAEAEDSRMSDSSSCQGTQSSDKNLTVEFSKSMFSTVSSSGGSRSRKFETASVSKYGDNSRLDSDNDSTDFTPSSRDLISNRMYELRRQLSDLKTQRSQKEQEIRTIENQTLRQRLQDNLDSLLSQIVEKEMEVQELEMM comes from the exons ATGCCAGAAAAACCTATTAAATCTGAGCCGAAAAGGGATGAAGTTGAACTGGAAACGCAATTCATAATGCGGATACCACCG GAACCGGCCAAAACTTTGCGAGAAGCAATCCAAAGTGGAGCAAATAATCTAAAGGATCGTCTCAATATTCGTCTGGATACAGATTTACGGTACGGTGAGGTTCGTTTAGACCATTGGTTGCTACATGCTAAAGTCGTTGATCTACCGACTATCGTCGAAACATTAAAAACTATCGACGggaaaaacttttataaaacaGCTGATTTATGCCAACTG atgATTTGTAAAGAAGAACCTGATCTCCCTTCTGCTGAAGAGGAGTCACCagcaaaaaataagaaaaaagatcCAAATAAGGTAGATAAAAAGTTTTTGTGGCCGCACGGAATTACGCCTCCGTGTAAAAATGTTCGCAAGCGTCGTTTTCGGAAAACACTAAAGAAAAAATATGTTGAAGCACCAGAAATTGAAAAGGAAGTTAAACGTTTGCTGCGTGTCGATAACGAGGCAGTGCATGTAAAGTGGGATCTTATTACGGAAGAGGAGGATCCAAATAAAGCTGTCTCGGAAACGAAACACGATGCAAGTGCTCCGAATAAAAGTCCTTCGAAAGCAGGTAAAAAAGGAGCTACCACCAGCAAAGACGTGGGAgagcatgaaatttttggagagGAAGTTTCCGATTCAGACGAGGACGAAAACCCTATTAATAAGAACATCGATATCGATGAAAGTAGCCGACTATCGGCAGAAGCTGAAGATAGCCGTATGTCCGATTCAAGTTCCTGTCAGGGAACTCAGTCGTCAGATAAGAATCTTACAGTTGAATTCAGTAAGAGCATGTTCAGCACTGTGTCTAGCAGTGGTGGTTCACGCTCACGGAAATTCGAAACGGCCTCAGTGTCTAAATATGGCGATAATTCCCGGCTGGATTCAGATAATGACTCAACGGATTTCACGCCATCATCACGAGACTTGATTAGCAATCGCATGTATGAACTTCGACGACAGTTAAGCGATTTAAAAACACAGAGAAGTCAAAAAGAACAAGAAATTCGCACTATCGAAAACCAGACGCTTCGCCAACGTTTGCAAGATAATCTGGACAGTTTACTGAGCCAGATTGTCGAGAAGGAAATGGAG GTTCAAGAACTGGAGATGATGTAG